The segment ACTTGCCGCCGACCTGGGGACGACGGTCGAAAAGCTTTCGATTCGGGAGATCTCGCCGACGCTGGAAGACGTCTTCGTCACGTTGACCAAGAATGCCGAAGCGCGACGCAACAACGGCGAACCGGCCGAGACGGTCCGTTTGGACTCAATGATCGCCGACGAGGAAGCGGAGGAAGAGTCGGCGCCCTCCCCTCCTCCGCGCAAGCAACACAAGTCGACGCTGACCGGCCATTCGACCGACGGCCTGCTGGCGATCTTCGTCAAAGAGATGTCGCACATTCGCCGCCAGCCGAGCACGTTGTTCTTCATGTTCGTCGTGCCGGTGATGCAGATCTTGATCTTCGGCTACGCGATCGACATTCAAATCGAAAACATCCCGATGGTGGTCTACGACCTGGATGGTCGGCAGGATAGCCAACGGTTGATCGACGCCTTGGTCAATACGCGCAAGCTAAAGTTAATCGACCGCGTCTATGACGAGGAGAGTTTCCACAGGGCCCTATCCTCCGGTCGGGCGAAAGTCGGCGTCCGGATTCCACCAAACTACAGCGATCAGTTGACCCTCGGCCGCCAGGCCGAAATCCAGGTGCTAATCGACGGCAGCGACTCGCAAGTGGCGACCACCGCCCAAAACGCCGTCGCCTTGCTTGGTTTGAACTTGTCGATTAGCCGCGCGAAAAACGTCGCAAGTGAAGTCCAGCTTGCGCCTGCGCGCGATAAGTGGGGCGAATTAGCCCTGCCGATCGACGTTCGCCCCCGCTTGCTCTACAACCCCGACCTGGAAAGCGCCCGGTTCTTCGTTCCTGGCCTGGTTGGGATCATCTTGCAGCTAGTGACCCTCTTCCTGACCGCGTTCGCGATCGTGCGCGAGCGGGAACTTGGCACCCTCGAACAGTTGTTCGTCACGCCGGTTGGTCGGGCCGGTTTGGTGCTGGGGAAACTGGTCCCCTACTCCATCATCGGCCTGGTCGAAATGCTGCTCGTGCTGACCGTGATGGTCTACGTCTTCGGCGTCCCGATCCGGGGCAATTTGCTGCTGCTGACGGCGCTTTCGGCCCTGTTCATCGTCTGCTCGCTCGGCTTGGGATTGCTCGTTTCGACGCTGGCCAAGACCCAGGTCGCCGCGCTGCAGTTCTCGTTTTTAATCATGCTGCCGTCGGTGCTGCTCTCCGGCTTCATGTTCCCCCGCAGCGAAATGCCGCTGCCGATCTACCTGATCACGTTTGCGATCCCGGTGACCTACTTCATCGAAATCCTCCGCGGCATCGTCCTCCGCGACGCCGACTTCATCGACTTGATCCCGTCGATCGCCGGGTTGTCGATCTGCTGCCTGGTGATTTTGACGCTGAGCATCACGCGGTTTAGAAAGCAGTTGGACTAACCCGTCTTCCGACGACGCGTTTTCGTCTTCGGCGTTGCACTCTCCACCAACTCCAGTTTCGGCCGCGGAATCTTGATTCCATAGACGCGGCCGAACTGTTGGTGGAGCTGCATGAAGTTGAGCTCCAGGAACTGGTAATGGGTCCGCAGGGGCGCCGTCATCAGGTATTTGTTGGCCAGCACTCCCATTTGCTCGTCGTATTCTTTTTGCGAGTGGGAATGGGCGTAGCAGCGGCCTGGCAAGCGGCGGATGTCTCCGTCGAACTTCGGGCTGACGTGCCACAGTTCGTGGAAGATGGTGATCAGCTTTTCTTGGAAGACGAGATCCATGAACCGCGGCAGGTAGAACGTCAGGATGTAGAGCATCTCGCGTCCCCGCTCGTCGGCGAGTCTTTGCACTCGGTAGGTCCGTCCGCGGCGTTTGGTGGTCGCTGAGCCCCCTTCAAAGCGAAGCGGCGTCAGCGAGGCGAAGATCCCGTACGGAACGTCCTTGCGGGCCTGGGCGACGGCGACCGCCATCCGGCTGAGATCGATATGTTTCAGCTCAGGCGTGCGAACGACCATGTCGGCGACCAATTGGCGCATGCTCCAGGAGAAGTCGAAGCCCTGCTGCGGGTTTCGCTTCACCAGAGAGATCGGTCGACTTCGCGAAGAGGTCGAAGGTCGCATGCGTGAACCGTCCATCCATGAAAAAAGCCGTTACACTCCACGTGCGGGAGTATAACGGCTTTGGTTTGTCTGAGGCAAAGCGAATTGCGGCCGAAAATGGCCGGAAACGCTCGCTTACTCGGCCGCGGCGGCTTCGCCTTCGAAGGCCGGACGCTGGGCGGCTTCGCTGACGCGGTCCCGTTCGTTGCCGACGAATTCGATGATCGCACGCGTACCGGCGTCGCCCAAACGGGGCGTGGCCAGACGCAGAATGCGGGTGTAACCCCCTTGGCGATCTTCAAACTTCGGAGCGACCTGATCGAACAGGATGTCGACCGCCTGATGGTTGCCCAGCAGGGCGACGCAGCGACGACGAGCGGCCAACGCGGGAGCCTGGGCGTTGTTCCAAGCGACGTAGGCGTCGCTCTTGCGCCATTCTTTGTAGGCTTCGTTGACCTTGCCGTTCGAATCGTACTTCTGCAGCTTGGTCGCCAACTTCTCGGCGGCGCGAATGCTCGGCAACGCATTACGAGCGATGGTGATCACCTTTTCGATGTACGGGCGAATTTCCTTCGCCTTGGTGATCGTCGTGATGATGCGGCCCTTGACCTTCGGAACGTTACGGCCGGCGTCCGGCGTATCGGTCGAGAGGTACTCGTAACCCGATTCATTCACGTCGTCGCTACGGAGCGAGAGGAGCAGGCTGCTCGCCATGTTCCGCATCATCGCCTTGCGGTGAGGGGACGAACGTCCGAGAACGCGGCCTTTTTTTCGATGTCGCATGTTACTAACGTCTTGTAAAACTAACCGTGTGAGTTGCGAATAACGGTCGTCGACTAACGAGGCGCCGATTGAACTCGCATTCCCAAGTGCAGGCCCAGCTCTTTCAGCTTTTCCTTCACTTCGGTCAGCGTCGTTTCGCCAAAGTTACGAACTTCCATCAACTGATCTTCGGTACGGCGAACCAGGTCGCGGACCGTATTGATATTTTCCGATTCCAAGCAGTTGCTGGCACGCACCGACAGGTGCATCTCGGCCAGGCTCATGTTCAGCTTCGATTCCAGCACCGGATCCAGGCCGCTCGATTGCGTACGGCTGGGGATGCTGATCTTCGAGCCGAGTTCGTTGTATTGAACGAACGGATTGAGGTGCTTGCGGAGAATCTTCGCCGCTTCGACCAAAGCGTACTCCGGATGAATCGAACCGTCGGTCCAGATTTCCAGGGTCAGCTTGTCGTAGTTGGTCTTTTGACCAACGCGGGTTTCTTCCACTTCGTAGCGAACGCGAGTCACCGGGCTGTAAACGGCGTCGACCGGGATGATCCCGATTTCGTGTTCAGCGGTGCTGTGCTCGGTCGCCGGCACATAACCACGGCCCGATTCGACGACCATTTCCATCATGAATGGAATTTCGCCGGTGATCGTGCAGAGGTGGATGTCTTTGTTGATGATCTCGACTTCCGGATCGCACTGAATGTCGGCGCCGGTAATCGTGCAGGGGCCCTGCTTTTCGATCGTGATGACCTTGGTCATCTCGGAGTGCTTTTTGACGACGATCGCCTTGGTGTTCAGGACGATCTCTGTCATGTCTTCGACGACGCCCGGGATCGAGGTGAACTCGTGCTGAGCTCCGCGAACCTTAATCTGCGTAACCGCTGCGCCTTCCAGGCTCGACAGCAGGATGCGACGCAAGCTATTGCCGATGGTCACGCCGAAACCGCGTTCAAACGGTTCCGCAATGAACTTGCCGTAGGTTTGCGAGAGGGTTTCGGCTTCGCAATTAACGACGCTCGGCAGTTCCAAACCGCGCCAGCGAATATGCATTGGTTCTCTCCGTTCGACGAACTTCGATACAGCTGTGGGGGGGAAGAGGAAAACGCAGCGACTAGACGCGGCGTTTCTTCGGCGGACGGCAACCGTTGTGCGGAATCGGCGTGCAGTCTTCGATCGAACGAACGTTCAGACCGGCGGCGGCCAGAGCGGTGATCGCGCTTTCACGGCCCGAACCCGGACCCTTCACGCGAACTTCCACTTCCTTCACGCCGAACTTCAGCGCCTTTTCGGCAGCTTGTTGAGCCGCACATTGGCCGGCGAACGGGGTGCTCTTACGGCTACCCTTGAAGCCGCAAGTTCCGGCGCTCGCCCAGCACAGCGAGTCCCCTTTGGCGTCGGTAATCGTGACTTGCGTGTTGTTGAAGGTCGCCTTGATATGCACGACCGCCTGCAAGACGTTGCGACGAATCTTCTTCTTTACTGCCTTGGCCACTGCGCCAATCTCCTGATGTGTGAATGTTCGCTTGATCGAGGCCAGCCATCTGACGAAGGCTAACCCACCTGCAGATTAACGCAGGTCCTTCACGCCCTTCTTGCCGGCGACCGTCTTCTTCGGTCCCTTGCGAGTACGGGCATTGGTGCGGGTTCGCTGACCGCGAACCGGCAGACCGCGGCGATGACGCAGGCCGCGATAGCAAACAATGCGATTCAAACGCTGAATGTTTTGAGCGATTTGTCGGCGGAGCGGACCTTCGACGGTGTATTCCGTTTCCAGCAACCCGGCGATCTTGCTGAGCTCGTCTTCATGGAGCTCGCCCGCCAAACGGTCTTGCGAGATACCAACCTTCACGCACAGCTCGCGAGCGGTGTGCGGGCCGACTCCGTACAAGTACGTGAGCGAAACCCAAGTCGGTTTGTCGTTCGGAATGTCGACACCCATCAAACGGGGCATAACTCTACTCCTGCCAAGACGCCGAAGCGTCGAAATTGCTCTATGTGTTTAAAATTGTACGGTTTACGTGCGACAGACAGGCTGCGGATCGGTCCCAGTGCGGGAAATCTCACAACCGGCAGGTCCAGCGCCGCAGAGCGGTAGACCTATGGCCTAGCCCTGACGTTGCTTGTGGCGGGGATTCTCGCAGATCACGAAAATCCGACCACGGCGGCGGACTACTTTGCACTTGTCGCAGATGCGTTTTACGCTGGCTCGAACTTTCATCGCCTACAGCTTCCAATCAATGCTTATGGTGGAAGCGAGCCAGTATAACGCTCCTCGCGATTGCCTTGCAAGGCCCTCTGAGCAGGAAAAGCAAACGGAATGTCTACCCCAATTCCGAGCCGCTCGCCCAGTGGTAACTTGGACAAGTTCGAGCGGCTTTTTCCTGGTTTTCTGGGGATTTTTGCCAGCATTGCCGCCAGATTTAGAGCCAATCAGCGTACGCTTTTTTCAGGTCGAGCTTGTCCCCGACTTCGGTTTGCAGCACCAGCAGTCGCTGCAAAAGTGCGGAAATTCGCTCGCGCTGCTCCGGTTTGGCCGCCAGATCTTCCATTTCTTGCGGATCGGCCGTCAGGTTAAACAGCTTTACCTTCCCAATCGTCGGGTAGAGGATCAATTTGTAGCCGTCGGCGGTGATCATCCGCTGACGTTCCAGGTAGGCGCCATAAATCGCCTCGTATTGGACGTCCCGCTCGCCGTTGATCACCGGCAGCAAACTGCGGAATTCGACGTGATCCGGCTTGGCGACCCCAGCGATTTCCAGCGCCGTGGCCATCACATCCTGCAGATAAACCGGCACTTCGCACACTTTCCCCTGCGGCAATCCGGGGCCCGAGACCAGCAGCGGCACTCGGACGCTGTGGTCATACATGTTCTGTTTGCCCATCAGCCCATGGTGCCCGCAGGCCAGACCATGGTCGGCGGTGAAGAAGATATAGGTGTTATCCGCTTGGCCGGTCGCCTTCAGCGCGTCGAGGATGCGGCCGATTTGGACGTCCATGTGCTCGATAATCGCGTAATACTCGCTGCGATGAACCTGAATCGCATGCGGAGTTCGCGGGAACGGCGCTAGTTTCTCGTCACGCAGACCTTTGCCGGCGCCCATCGCTTCTTTTTCGGGATATTCCGGCAGAAAGTCGGCCGGCACGTCGGTTTTGTCGGCCGGGTAGCGATCGACAAAGTCCTGCGGCGACTGCCGCGGATCGTGCACCGCGTTAAACGCCAGGTACATGAAGAACGGTTTGTCCTGTTTGGCGGCCGTTTCCAGGAAACCAATCGCATCGTCGGCGACCACTTCGCTCCAATGTTTGCCGCCGGCCCAGAAACCGCCGAACTTCGGATCGGACGGAGACCAGTAGTCCGTGCCGTCCGCCTGCGGGCGATCATAGCCTTGATCGGTCTGATTCGGCATGCCGCCGCGGATATGAGCGCTCGTTGCAAAGGCTTTCGCCGCGTCGGCCGGCACATGCCATTTGCCGGTCATGTAGGTGTCGTAGCCGGCCGCTTTCATGTACTCCGACCAGAATCGCCCAGCGACCCGTTCTTTGTCGGCGGTCTTATAGACCTTTTCTGCATGCCAGACAAAGCGTCCGGTGTTCAGCATCGTGCGGCTGGCGACGCAAACGGCGCCGCTCCACGATCCCATGTTGTAGGCGTGAGTAAAGCGAGTTCCTTGTTTCGCCAACTGATCCAAATTGGGCGTATGGACCATCGGGTGCCCGTACGCTCCGACGCATTCGTAGCTGTAGTCGTCAGCGAACAGAAAGAGAATGTTCGGCTTCTCAGCAGCGGAGGCCAGCGACGTCGTCAGCAAAACGAAGAACAGCGAGGCGATTCTGGACATGTCGAACTCTCGGGGCAGGGCGGGGCGGGATAGGAATCCGATCGGAGATTTCCGTTATAACCGCCAGGGGAGCCGAGGGGCAAAAAGAAAACGCCGGCGAATGGCCGGCGTTTTCGGGCGAAAAGCGGATTTTTCCGGTCGATCAGGCTATTTGACCACGCCGCAGTCGGCAATGGTGATCGTCGCGCGGGTTTTACCCCCTTCTGAACCGAGCGATTCAACCTTCTTCACGACGTCCATCCCCTGCAAAACCCGGCCGAACACGACGTGACGACCGTCGAGCCAGGAGGTTTTGACCGTGGTGATGAAAAACTGCGAGCCGTTGGTGTTCGGGCCCGAGTTGGCCATGCTCAAGACGCCCGCTCCATCGTGGGTGAACTTGAAGTTCTCGTCGGCAAACTTGGCGCCGTAGATGCTTTCACCGCCGGTGCCGTTACCGTTGGTGAAGTCCCCCCCCTGGAGCATGAACTGCGGAATGACGCGGTGAAACGTGCTCCCTTTGTACGACAGCGGCACTCCGGAGCGTCCCTTCCCTTTTTCGCCGGTGCAAAGAGCGCGGAAGTTGGCGGCGGTTTTCGGGACATCTTCACCGAACAAGCCGATCACGATGCGGCCGGCTGGTTGCCCATTGATCGCAATATCGAAAAAGACCTGATCAGTCACTTTGCCCTGCGCCGCAGGAACGGTAGGAGCGGCCAACAAGGTCGAAGCGGAAAGAACCGAAAATGCAGCAATCATCGCCAAGCGCAACATGAACAACTCCGGGGAGAAAGTGTGGTGGATTATTGTGGCAGACCTACATTTTGCCTCTTTCCTCCAATTACCGCCAGACGAACCTGGCGCTGCGCGAATTGGAAGTTCCACTCCCAACATAGACAAACGCATTTTGATCAATGCCCACCTTTCCCAAATTGAATGACCTAAGCCAGTAAATGAGGAAACGGTAAAGATCGTGAGAATTTCCGTTGACGACGGTCAGCGGATCGAAGGTCATCGCCTAGAATCGCCCACTGTACGCGTTTCTGAAGGTGATAGAAGTTTGAATATGATCTCGTTATCTCCGCGAATTTACTTTGTTTTGCTCCTCCTGTTCGCCTTGTTGCATGGGGGCTGCAGTTGTAATTCCGCCGAAAGTCGCTTGGCCTCGATTAGCCTGCGACGTTCGGATGACGACGAAGACCAGCCGACGCCGCCTCCGGCTCAAACGCCGCCGCCCGTCCAACCAGCGGCGACTCCTCCTCCCGCGCAACCTGCAGCAGTTCCTGCGACTCCTCCCCCAAGCGCAGCTCCCAATACGCCGGCAGCCACTCCAACTCCAACGCCGAATCCCAATCCTCCGGCGATGCCTGCCGAAACGGCCCCTCCGGTAAATCCAAAATTTGCGTCACGTCGCGAGCGAATTGAGCAACTGGCGGAGAATCCTCCGGCCGACAAAGCCGAAGAAGCGCGGACCAAGCTTGAAATCATCGGCGAAGCCTTGGCCGACATGATCGTCGACAAGGCGGAGATTCCCTCGGCGGTTCGCAAAGATTCGCGAGGCAACACGCTGCTCGGTTGGCGAGTCGAACTCCTCCCGTATCTGGGCTACGAAGATCTGTACGCCGAATTCGCCGTCGACAAGCCGTGGAACGATAAACAAAACCTGGCGCTCGCCAAGAAGATCCCGCCGGTTTACCAATCGCCGGAGCGCCAGGACGAAGCGACCAACTTCTTAATGGCCTTTGGTCCGACGTGCGCCGCCCGAGCGTCGTCTCCCACCGGACTGGACGCGGTCGGCCGCCGATCGCTCGCCACGATTCCGCTGATCGTCGAAGCGGACGATGCGATGTCGGTCAGCTGGGTCAAACCGTTTGACCTCGAATTCAATCCCGCCGCTCCTCGTGAAGGGATGGGGGAACTCCGGGGTGGATCGATTTTCGTCGTTACCGCCGACGGCAAAGCGCACAAGGTTCCCGCCTCCGTCACGCCGACCGAGATGACTGATTTCTTTGTGCTGGCGAATGGATTCGACATTCGCAAAGTCGCCGTCGCCCAGTCGCAGCCGCAACCGGAAAATGTCGCCGCCAGCGCAACTGCGCCGGCCGACAATCAGATCGCTGCGAACATTCCAGCCAAAATGACTCCCAGCCCGTCGCCGGCTGCGGTCGAACCTGGTCCCGCGCTGGGCGGAGCGCAGCCTGCCCAAACGACGCCCGGGGTTGGCAAACTGCCGATTCCTGATCCCAAGCTGACCGAAGAGGCCGAAATGCGCATTCGCGAGATTTTCGCGAATGAGTTTCGGGGCGCTGATTCCGAAAACCGCCGCGCTGATCTGGCGAAGACTCTCGTCGACGCCGGCAAAAATCTTGGCGACGATCCGGTTCAGCAGTTCGCGATGTATTCGCTGGCCTATCAAATGGCCCAGAAGGGCAAATCCCCGGTGACTGCGAAGGACGCCTTTGACCGTTTGAACAGTCAATTTGAGTTCGACACGGTCAATCAACAGTTGCAACTGTTGCGATTCTCGGCCGAGTACGTCTCGCGCATCCCGCAAGATCGCAAAGAGGATTTCAAGCAGTTGGCGATCAAAATCTGGCAAGTGTCGTACGATCGCAATAACTTCAAAGCGGTCGACGAACTCTTCACGATCATCGAAACGTTCGCTCGCTCGCAAAACGATGCGGCGATGATGCAGCGTATTACCGGCCTGCGGGAAGATGTTTCGGAGGCTCGCAAGGTCTACGCCGACATCGAATCGCAGTTCCTATCGCTCGAACGTCCCTCGTTCAATCCGGAAGGGAACTTGCTGGTCGGACGCTATCTCTGTTTCCATCGCAACCAATGGCAACAGGGAATTCCCTTCCTGGCGAAGTCGAGCAATCAGAAGTTGAAAGACGCCGCTCTGCTCGAGTTGGAATCGCCGACCACTCCCACGCTGCAAGCCGAAATCGGCGACATGTGGTGGGAATCGGTGACCGGCTTCCCCCCGGTCGAAAAGAAGCGAATCCAACGTCGCGCCGCTCAGTGGTACCAGTCAGCCATCGCTGGCTTGCCCAACAACATCGAACGAATCAAAGTCCAGCGGAACCTCGACGAGTACAAGAAACTCTATCCCGGCGAGCCGATCCCGCCGCTCGCTCCGACGCTCGGCACGGCCAGTCGATAGTGAGGGTAGCTGACTGCTCGGTCTAGTAGGGAGGAAGTAGTCGTCGGAATCCATACCCGACGACCAGCGTCAGAAACGCAAGGTTTCTCGGCAGTTCTTTCCACCAGGGAAGTTGCGGCGGTATGTCCGTGGCGCCAGTTTCGACGCTGTCGGCCAAAGCTCCCCCTAGCTCTTTCATCCACCGCGTCGTGCGCGGCCAGTCTCGCAGCCCGGCAATCCACTCCGGTGGGATTCCCGCCGTGCCGGTTCTCGCTCCCACGATACCGCCGACAATCGCCGCCGTAGTATCGGCGTCTCCTCCGCAGCGGATCATCGTTTGGACCGCATTGCGGTAGTCGTTGGGAAAAGAAAGCCATACGTGCAATGCCGCCGGAACCGTATGGTAGACGTAACCGCTGACTCCCTTGCCAAGATCTCGCGAATCTAAAAAGTCCGTGGTCGATTCGCCCGCTTCGACGCTAGCGATCACTTTGGCGACCAAGTCAATCAGTTCTTCCGCAGGCTCGTCCGCAATCGTCTCGGTCAATCGCTGAAAAAAACGCTGCGGGGAAAGCTCCTGATCTTGCCACGAGAGGTTCGTCGCCAGGGCGATCGCCCACGCTCCGAATTCCGCCTTTGGATCGGTGTGCGTGACACGGGTAGAGACACGTACGAACTCGCGTAACTGATCCAAATCGCGAATCGCCGCCCCCAGAATCGGAGCCCGCATCGCCGGGCCATTCCCCGCGGAAAATATCCCGCTGCGCTGCGGAGAAACGCCAACCATCAACCTCGCGCAGGCGATGATGGTGGCCCGCCCAGTCCCAGCCGGAAGCAAGATCCCCCAGCGTTTTAGCCGCCGGGCGAAGTCCGGTAGAAAGCGGTCAACGTCGGTCCCTTGCGCGATCAGCGACTGGGCAACTATGCAGTTGTGCTCGGTATCGTCCGAAATCAAACCGATTCCGGGGATCAGGCGATAGCGATCTGGTTCGCCGAACAGTCGCTCTCCGCGGAGACGAGAAAGATTTTCGTAGGGGAGCCCCAACGCGTCTCCGACTGCGACGCCCAACAGGGTTCCGAGAATCGCGTCCCTTTGCGAGGGTGAATTCTCCGAGATCTCCCGGTCGCTCATGCCCGCATCGATTCCGACATGTAAGTCGCGAACGGCACGAAGATCATCAGCGGAAACCAGGCCGCCAGCGCCGGGCTGATCATGTAGTTCGCTCCCATTCCGCGGCTGGCCATCGTGACGCCGAAGAACAGGATCACGACCACGCCGCACAAGCCGATCGCCACAAAGACGTTGCGGTTGTCGTTCTTCAGCACCAGCGGCAAACCGAGCAGCAGCAGCGTCATATCGAGAAACGGCTGCGTCAGCCGGCTATGGATCTCGACCCGAACGTCGGCGCCAAAGTCGAGCGAACGATTCCGCAGCGCCGAGACGAGCGCCCAAGTCGACGCACTGTTTCGCCACTCGCGACTCGCGGTCAGCTGTTCGAACGTCAGTTCGCTGATGACGAAGCACTGATTGGGCGCGAGCCACGAATAATCTTTCGGCATCATCACAAAGACGTTGTCGTCGCGGTCGAACAGCGACGAAACTTCGGCCAGGTTTTCCGGCTCGGTCACGTTATCGAGCAAGTAACCGCTCGGACGGTCCCCTTCGGCCGGCTTATAGAAGGCGTTATCGGCGTTCAACTTCGTGCCGACGCCCGGTTGCGAACGAGGGAGCCGAAACTTGGGAGCTTCAATGCGCATCTCGTTGGCGAACGTATGATTGCCGCTGATCAGCACGTCGGTCAGGTTATCGTACTTCGGCTGCAGTTGCTTGGCCGATTCGCCAAGCCAATCCTGGGCGTTCCGGCTGAGCGCGTCGGAATATTCCGGCACCACAAACTCGCGATTTAGCGCCCCGAGCACCGCGATAAACGCCACCGCGATAATCACCGGGCGGACGATTCGCTCTTTGGTAATTCCGGCCGCCATCAGCGCGGTCATTTCGTTATGCCGCTGCAGCCAGGTGACCGTAAACATCGCGGCAATCAGCGTCAAAATGCCGCCGGTCATGTTGAAGAAGGTGAAAATCCGCGGCGTGTAGTATTCGATCAGAATCGGAAACGCGCCTCGTCCCGTTTGCTCACCATAGCGGAGGAACTCGTCCAAG is part of the Blastopirellula sediminis genome and harbors:
- a CDS encoding LptF/LptG family permease, whose translation is MCIIDRYLLVQFIKSFLIFFISFTGLYVVIDSFNNLDEFLRYGEQTGRGAFPILIEYYTPRIFTFFNMTGGILTLIAAMFTVTWLQRHNEMTALMAAGITKERIVRPVIIAVAFIAVLGALNREFVVPEYSDALSRNAQDWLGESAKQLQPKYDNLTDVLISGNHTFANEMRIEAPKFRLPRSQPGVGTKLNADNAFYKPAEGDRPSGYLLDNVTEPENLAEVSSLFDRDDNVFVMMPKDYSWLAPNQCFVISELTFEQLTASREWRNSASTWALVSALRNRSLDFGADVRVEIHSRLTQPFLDMTLLLLGLPLVLKNDNRNVFVAIGLCGVVVILFFGVTMASRGMGANYMISPALAAWFPLMIFVPFATYMSESMRA